The region CCCGGCGGGAACCTGGATCGAGCCGATCGGGTAGCAACTGTCGACGATGTTCGACGGATCGGAACCGGCGCCGAACGGTTGTTCGCGCGGCTGAAAGCTCAGCACGCTGCCGCCCTTGAAGCGATAGCCGATGCGGTCGGCTTCCGAGCCGACTGTCCACGGCTCGGCAAAAAACTCTTCGCCGCAGACTCGGTCAAGCGGTGGTAGTACAGACCCGGCACCACTCGCAGGGTGATTTCGCCGCCCAGCGACTGCCGCAACGCCATGGGCAAACTGGCCCCGGCGCGGCTCTTGCCACTGGCGATGCCGACGGGCAATTCGTCGCCCGCGATCAGGCGACGCCCCTGAAAACCGCCCAGTGCGCCGAGCGCATAGGTCGACCGACTGCCGAGTACGATTGGCACATCAATGCCACCGGCCACCGCCAAATACGCACGGGCACCGGCCTTCGGAAAGTCAAAGCGCAGCACTTGCCCGGCCTTCACGGTGAACGCGGTGTCGTGGTGCATTTCCACGCCATCGACCCGTGGCGTCATGTGCGCGCCGCTGACCGCTACCAATGCATCCTGCTGAAACTCCAACTCAGGCCCGAGCAGCGTGCATTCCAGCGCTGCCAAACCTGCCGGGTTGCCGACCAGTTGATTGGCTGCGCTCAAGGCGTATTGATCGAGTGCACCGGAGGGCGGAATGCCCAAGTGGTAATAACCTTCGCGGCCCAAGTCCTGTACCGAGGTGGCGAGACCGGGTTTGATGACCTTGATCATGCCAACACCTCCTGCAGCGACTTGGGGTAGCCGACGGGGTCGGCCAGAAACGCGTCCAGCGAGAACTCCACCGGCCGAATCCGCAGATCAAAGCGCCCCGCTTCCACTTCGGCCACCGCGTGGTCGTAGGCCTCACGGTCCATCGGTTTGAACTGCACGATGTCACCCGGACGGAAAAACACCATGTGTTCCTTCAGGTACGCGAGGTTTTGCTGCGGGTCGTAGATCGGTGCCGGCGTGACGCCAAACATCTGATAACCACCGGCACCGCGCACCGAGTAGATACAGCCGAAGCACCCGCCGTGGCCCAGGGTCAGTTTCGGCGTGTCGGTGCGTGGCCGCAGGTACTTGGGCACCTGCAACTGACGCTCGCGCTTGACCATCTGGAACATGAAAGGCAGTCCCGCGACGAAGCCGACCATCGAGACAAACCATGGTGCACCACTGTGGGCAGCGATAAACGCGTCGACGTCCGCCAGGCCATTGATCCGCGCGGCATATTCAAGATCCGTGGCGCTTGGGTCTTGATGACGATCGCGAAAGCGCATCAGGGTTTCGTGGGTCCAGGGGTCGTTGTAGAGCACCGGAATCTCGATGATCCGCGTCTGCAACGTACGTTCGGCGACCGCCTCGGCCTCGGCGCCTTTCACGGCTTCGAGCAAGGTGTGAGGGGCGATGCGATCCGGGTCAAAACGAATCTGGAATGACGCATTGGCCAGGCACACATCCAGCACACCATCCAGCGCCAGCCGCTCGACCGCACGGGTGACGGCCATGCCTTTGAAGAACGCTTCCAGGGACATGCTGTCGCTGACTTCGGCAAACAAATGCTCATCGGCGCCAAAGCTGTAGCGGATTGGAGTGCTCATGCTTCACCTCCGCTGCGGCGCTCGGCCAGCCAGGTTTCCAGGGTGCCGGTGTGGAAGTCGGCGCTGTGCAGCCACGGTTGCTCCAGCAGTTCGCCGTGCAGCGCCAAGGTGCTGGCCATGCCGGTGAGCGTGGTTTGCGCCACCGCAACCCGCGCGCGGGCCAGGGCTTCGGCGCGGTCCGCTCCGTGAACGATCAGCTTGGCCAGCAACGAGTCATAGTACGGCGGCACGCGATAACCTTGATACAGATGCGTGTCGACGCGAATGCCCTCGCCTTGCGGCCAGATCAGTTCCTCGACCAGACCTGGGCTGGGGAAAAATCCCGCGTCGGGTCTTCGGCGTTCAAACGCATTTGCAACGCGGCGCCGTTGAGCTGGATATCACTTTGCTTGAAGCCCAGCGGTTCACCGCCAGCAATGCGCAGCATCGCCTGGACCAGGTCGATCCCGGTGATCAGCTCACTGACCGGGTGTTCAACCTGAATCCGTGTGTTCATTTCGATAAAGAAGAACTCGCCGGTCGCATCGTCATACAGATACTCCAAGGTCCCGGCGCCCTTATAGCCGAGGGATTCGGTCAGGCGCACGGCGCTGGCGCAGAGGGTTTCGCGTTGCTGCTGACTGAGGACTGGCGACGGCGCTTCTTCGAATATTTTCTGCCGGCGACGTTGCAGCGAACACTCGCGTTCGAACAAATGCACCGCGTGCTGACCGTCACCCAAAACCTGCACTTCAATGTGCCGGGCCTTGCTGATAAACCGTTCCAGGTACACCGCGCCATTGCCGAAGGCAGCCTGGGCTTCGCGCTGGGAACGAGGAAACTCTTCACTCAGTTGTTGGGCGTTTTCCGCCAGGCGAATACCGCGCCCGCCGCCACCGGCCGAGGCTTTGATCAATAGTGGAAAACCGACGGATTCGGCAGCCTTGAGCGTCGATTCAACGTCGAACAGTTCACCGGGGGAACCGGGCACTACTGGCACGCCAGCCTCTTGCGCAGTGCGCCGAGCCTCGGCTTTATCGCCCATGCGCCGGATTGTCTCCGGGCTCGGGCCAACGAAAATAGCGCCCGCAGCGAGGACCGCTTCGGCGAAGTCGGCGTTCTCCGAGAGAAAGCCATAACCGGGGTGCACCGCGTTGGCGCCCGTGGCTTTCAACGCACCCAGCAATGCCTCGACGTTGAGGTAACTTTTGTCGGCGCGGGCCGGACCCAGGACGTGGATTTCATCGGCCATGCGCGCGGCTTGTGAATCGACGTCCGCCTCACTGCACGCGGCAACGGTGGGAATCCCCAGCGCTTTGGCCGCGCGGATAATCCGCACGGCGATCTCGCCTCGATTGGCAATCAGCAATTTATGAATGGCTTGCGTCATGATCGCGCCCTCACTCGTCGTCGAGTGTTGCGACGACTTGACCCGGTTCCACCGGATCACCGTCTTCTACCAGGAATGCGCTGAGGCGACCGGCCGTCCCGGCGGTCAGTTCGGAAAACTGCTTCATGACCTCGATCAGGCCAATCACCGTGTCGGCGTTGACCTGCGCACCCACCTCGACGAAGTTCGCCGATTCGGGGGTGGCTTTGCGGTAGAAGGTCCCGGGCAATGGGGTGATTACAGTGTGTTCGGCCATGTCTGTTCCTCTTGGAATAGTTGTAGAAAGGCAGGCAAAAATGAATCGGTGTGCAAACCCTGGCGTCTGTGTGCCAGGTGTTTTCGTGTGGCATCAGCGCGGTGCGCGCACCTCGATCCCGGCGCTATCGAGCGCATGACGCGTGGCCTCGACCAACGCCAACGCGCCCGGTGTGTCGCTGTGCAAACAGATCGAATCGAATTCAATCGCCAGGTCCTGACCCTCGACCGTGCGCACCACGCCTTCCTGACAGGCGCGCAGCACCCGAGCGGCGACTTGGGCCGGATCGTAAGCACGCACGTTGCGGGTGAAGACGATGGAGCCGCTGAGGTCGTACTCGCGGTCGGCGTAAAACTCGCGGATCACCGGTTGGCCGAGTTCTTTGGCGACACGCCAGATCACAGAGTCGGGCATGCAATACAGCAGCAACTCAGGCTCAAGGCGCTGGAGGTTTTCCACCAGCAAACGGGCGGCCTCCTCGTCTCGGGCCAGGTGCATGTAGAGCGCGCCGTGGGGTTTGATGTGTTGCAGCGCCACGCCTTGAACCCGGGCGAGTTCACGCAGGGCGCCCAACTGATAGAGCATGTCGTCGACCAGCTCCTGGGCCGGGGCATTGATGTGTCGACGGCCAAAACCGACCAGGTCGCGAAACCCCGGATGTGCGCCAATGGCCACGCCCAGGCGCTTGGCCTGTTCGATGGTACGGCGCATGGTGCCGGGGTCGCCGGCATGAAAACCGGTGGCGATATTGGCTGAACTGATGAAGCCCATCAGCTCATTGTCGACGCCATCGCCGATGGTCCATGGGCCGAAGCCTTCACCCATGTCCGAGTTGAAATCTACTGCTTGCATGACGCTTGCTCCTGACGCTTGTGACTTCATGCAAGCCAAGTTAGATTCCTCCCAACCCCTTGGGAAGATCTATTATCAGATAGGCCATCTTCTGAAAAACAGATAGCTTCTGAAGAACAGATAGCTCGTTGTCCGGAGTGTTCATGTCACTGACCCTGCGCCAGGTCCGCTATTTCGTCGCCACCGCCGAGATCGGGCAAATCTCTCAAGCAGCGATTCATCTGAATATTTCCCAGTCGGCGGTGACCACGGCGATCAAGGAACTGGAAGCCATGCTCGGTGCGCTGCTGTTCCAGCGCTCGGCCCAGGGCATGAGCCTGACCGATGCCGGACGGCACTTTCTGAATCGGGCGTACGTGATTTTGCGCAGCGTCGATGACGCGTTGAACAGTCCGTTGCCCGACATACGCGCCAGTGGCCTGTTACGTTTGGCCGCGAGTTACACCGTGATCGGCTATTTTCTGCCGCATCACCTGCAACGGCTGGAACACTGGCACCCGGACGTGGCCATCGAAGTCCATGAACAAGAGCGGACCGCCATCGAGCAAGGCCTGCTGGAAGGTCGATTCGACATGGCGGTGGTGCTCACCGCGAACCTCACCCACCCGGACATCGTCTCGGAAATTCTCTTCAACTCCGAACGCCGGTTATGGCTGCCCAGCCATCATCCGCTGTGCGAACGTTCGGCGGTCAGCCTCGCCGACGTAGCGAAGGAACCCTACATCCTGCTGACCGTCGACGAAGCCGAACAAAGCGCCATGCGTTACTGGGAACATGCACACCAGCAACCGAACGTGCGGGTGCGCACCAGTTCAGTCGAAGCGGTGCGCAGCATGGTCGCCAATGGCAGCGGCGTAGCGATCCTCTCGGACCTGGTGCACCGCCCCTGGTCACTGGAAGGTAAACGCATTGAAACCATGACGATCACCGACAAGGTGACGCCGATGAGTGTCGGACTGGCATGGCATCGCGAACGGGAATTCAGCCCGGCGATGCAGGCGTTTCGTAACTACTTCCACGATGCGTTTCTGGCACCGCAGCAGTTGTCAGCGCGGCGTTGAGGCCCGTTGTATCGAGGACGATCTTGCCGCGAGCATGCCCGCCCCTGCTTTTTTCGAGTGCCGCTTTCACGTCGCTCAAGGGATACGCTTCGACTTCAACCGTGATGCGTCCCTTGTCGAACAACTCAGCGATAAGTGAAAGCTGCTTCCCGTCCGATCGGGTGGTGAAGTTCATGGGGGTCACATCGTAGTCGTTGGCGAGCGACATGTTCGGGGCGCTCACCGACGAGATCAACACACCATTTCGCCTCAGCACCGCAAACGAGCGGTTTTGTGTTTCGCCCCCCACCAGGTCCAGCACCACATCAACGCCGGACACCCACTCCTCGAAGGCCAGGGCGGTGTAATCGATGGTTTGATCCGCGCCGATTTTTTTCAGATAAGCATGATTGCCCGCAGACGCGGTGGCGATGACTTCAGCCCCAAGGTACTTGGCGATCTGCACCGCCATGCTACCCACGCCACCCGCCGCCGCATGGATCAACACTTTCTGGCGCCGTTGCACACACGCGTGCTCGGTCAGCGCCTGCCACGCCGTCAGGGCCGCTGCCGGAACAGCTCCGGCCTGAAGTGCGCTCAGTGACCGGGGTTTTCTGGCCAGTGTTGAAACAGGAGCGAGCGCTTTGCTCGCGTACCCGCCAACAATGTTGATGAAACCAAACACTTCATCGCCGACCTCGAACTCGGTCACTCCCGGCCCCTTCGCGATGACCGTACCGGCCACTTCCACACCCGGGGTGAAAGGTAATGGCAGCGCAATAAACGCTTTTT is a window of Pseudomonas sp. 10S4 DNA encoding:
- a CDS encoding acetyl-CoA carboxylase, whose translation is MAEHTVITPLPGTFYRKATPESANFVEVGAQVNADTVIGLIEVMKQFSELTAGTAGRLSAFLVEDGDPVEPGQVVATLDDE
- a CDS encoding 5-oxoprolinase subunit B family protein, whose protein sequence is MSTPIRYSFGADEHLFAEVSDSMSLEAFFKGMAVTRAVERLALDGVLDVCLANASFQIRFDPDRIAPHTLLEAVKGAEAEAVAERTLQTRIIEIPVLYNDPWTHETLMRFRDRHQDPSATDLEYAARINGLADVDAFIAAHSGAPWFVSMVGFVAGLPFMFQMVKRERQLQVPKYLRPRTDTPKLTLGHGGCFGCIYSVRGAGGYQMFGVTPAPIYDPQQNLAYLKEHMVFFRPGDIVQFKPMDREAYDHAVAEVEAGRFDLRIRPVEFSLDAFLADPVGYPKSLQEVLA
- a CDS encoding LysR family transcriptional regulator; amino-acid sequence: MSLTLRQVRYFVATAEIGQISQAAIHLNISQSAVTTAIKELEAMLGALLFQRSAQGMSLTDAGRHFLNRAYVILRSVDDALNSPLPDIRASGLLRLAASYTVIGYFLPHHLQRLEHWHPDVAIEVHEQERTAIEQGLLEGRFDMAVVLTANLTHPDIVSEILFNSERRLWLPSHHPLCERSAVSLADVAKEPYILLTVDEAEQSAMRYWEHAHQQPNVRVRTSSVEAVRSMVANGSGVAILSDLVHRPWSLEGKRIETMTITDKVTPMSVGLAWHREREFSPAMQAFRNYFHDAFLAPQQLSARR
- a CDS encoding NADP-dependent oxidoreductase, producing MKAIRVYEYGNPEVLRLEDIADPIAGAGEVLIEVAGAGVNPIDWKILSGEKKAFIALPLPFTPGVEVAGTVIAKGPGVTEFEVGDEVFGFINIVGGYASKALAPVSTLARKPRSLSALQAGAVPAAALTAWQALTEHACVQRRQKVLIHAAAGGVGSMAVQIAKYLGAEVIATASAGNHAYLKKIGADQTIDYTALAFEEWVSGVDVVLDLVGGETQNRSFAVLRRNGVLISSVSAPNMSLANDYDVTPMNFTTRSDGKQLSLIAELFDKGRITVEVEAYPLSDVKAALEKSRGGHARGKIVLDTTGLNAALTTAAVPETHRGSSYETPASPG
- a CDS encoding 5-oxoprolinase subunit PxpA; translation: MQAVDFNSDMGEGFGPWTIGDGVDNELMGFISSANIATGFHAGDPGTMRRTIEQAKRLGVAIGAHPGFRDLVGFGRRHINAPAQELVDDMLYQLGALRELARVQGVALQHIKPHGALYMHLARDEEAARLLVENLQRLEPELLLYCMPDSVIWRVAKELGQPVIREFYADREYDLSGSIVFTRNVRAYDPAQVAARVLRACQEGVVRTVEGQDLAIEFDSICLHSDTPGALALVEATRHALDSAGIEVRAPR